One region of Legionellales bacterium genomic DNA includes:
- the ruvC gene encoding crossover junction endodeoxyribonuclease RuvC, translating to MKEDIILGIDPGSRITGYGVIGRRGQKLHYIASGCIKTQEGEHYQRLDQVYTGINHIIAQYQPTLAAIEDIFFHRNPRSALKLGQARGVALLALARAGLTIHEYPARQIKQAVVGYGNAEKKQMQHMVSVLLNLNGQPQADAADALAVAICCAHLVRIFC from the coding sequence ATCAAGGAAGACATTATTTTAGGCATCGATCCAGGTTCGCGCATTACCGGTTATGGAGTGATTGGCAGGCGCGGACAAAAACTTCATTATATTGCCAGTGGTTGTATCAAAACACAGGAAGGCGAGCATTATCAACGCTTAGATCAAGTTTATACGGGTATTAATCATATTATTGCGCAATACCAACCCACTCTTGCCGCTATTGAAGACATTTTTTTTCATCGCAATCCGCGCTCAGCACTTAAACTCGGCCAAGCCCGCGGGGTGGCGCTATTAGCGTTAGCGCGCGCGGGATTAACTATTCACGAATATCCCGCCCGTCAAATTAAACAAGCAGTGGTGGGGTATGGCAATGCGGAAAAAAAGCAAATGCAACACATGGTCAGTGTCTTATTAAATTTGAATGGTCAACCCCAAGCGGATGCCGCCGACGCCCTTGCCGTTGCAATTTGTTGCGCGCATCTGGTTAGAATATTCTGCTAA